In Miscanthus floridulus cultivar M001 chromosome 19, ASM1932011v1, whole genome shotgun sequence, the DNA window TTAGTCACTTTCCCAGGTCTAATTTTTAGTTGCTTGGACTTTTCTTTTCTGAATCTTTTCCTTCTCAATCATTATCTAGATCCTAGCTATTTTCTTCTTGTGCTGGTCATATAGTTACCTTTTGTTTCTTAAAAGGTCAGACCAACTGGCCATGAAATAAATCCGAGTTATTGCCTCTCGCTCTAAGTTTTGCTGTGAGGGCTGAGCTCTAGAAACAATtcacctttttttaaaaaaaatttaaattcgaCAAAACAGCTTTGACCCAAACTCCTCTCCTGGTCCATATAACTGGACTAGGCCCACCACGATATGTGCGAGGTTCATCGAACTTAACAAAAGCATTATAGATACTACTGAAGGCTGAAAAACCTTACAGTTTTGTTGAGTATACAAAACAATCTCTTCCTGTCAACTCAGTAGGTCTAGTCATCTTGCACTAAAATAGTGAGGCCTAGAGAATCTAATGCTAATTAGAAATAGCAATAACTGTTGTCCAAAAGTGGCATATCAGTTGAATCCGCTAGATAGAGCAGCCAGCTAGTACCTGAATGTCTATGGGGAACTTTGAGATGGTATCAGAGAGAGCGGCATCAAGCATATCATAAGGACGTCCCGCGAACAGATCCTCAAGTCTCTTCTCCCACCGGTCCAAAGCTGTCGGCGTAATGTAGTTGGCGTTTGGCCCATCTACAAGCTCATCTGTCCTCCTACACCACACTGCAGAAACACTACTCGTCAGATACTGTGCCTGAAGTAGTTCATTTAAAATTGCCAATACATCAGATTCATATTCCAGGTAGTTTGAACTACGAAGAACATGTTCTCATAACTTTCCACATGGTCTTAAAGTATTGATCAAGCCATTTAGTAGCATTTTAGGCTACCGAAAGCCTATTTTGGTGCTTCCACATACATATACATTTCCATTAAGAAGTGCATTAGACCTTTATTCACCATTGACTCGCAAATACCCTGCGTGGAAGTCAACAGTGTTTCTTTTTTAATATTAATTCAGAGGTCCCTTTTCAATATTATATTAATTTCCACTGAGAGCTAGTTGATACCATTACTTGAAACGTAGCCCAATTTTCATTGTGATTGTTGGAATCTGCTGTTAAAATCCTTTTTTTACCACAGCAGCACAAGTTACAAGTGCTTGCATATCTAAGGTATATATTAAGGGAAACATACTAGCTAGTACAGTGCATCCAGTTCCAGTAATAGCCATTCTGAAATTTACTGATTGATACGTACATGCTACTAGGTATAAGCAATGGAACAGGAGGGATACATGGTGATTATTATTGTTGAGACAGATACCATAGATGGCCCATATGGCGCTGCGCCGCTCCTCTGTCATCAACATAGTTCCTGCCACGAACAGACATGAACGAAGACTGaaatgatgagacgaagattgacGACCTTTTTATGGAATTGTGGATTGAGAGGAAAGATATATACCGAGGTAAAAGGTCTTGGCATACTCCTCGCAGATCTCGCCGCAGCGGTCGTAGGCTTCCTTGAGCCCGTTGCGCGGCATCTCGAGGTCCTGGGGCCTGACGTCGAGGACCGGCTTGCGCAGCTGGCGTTTGAGCAATGCCGACTGCTTGAGCACGACGTCGTAGACCTTCTGCTCGGACGAGACGACGGCCTCTCCCGCCGGGTTGACGGCGAGGCTGGAGTACACGGCGGGGGAGGAGGCGCGGCCGACCTCCCACGGGTCGAGGCCAAGGCACCCGTACCTGAGCGAGCAGAGCATCCACCGCCGGGCCGGCTTCTTCTTCAGCAGAGAGGAGCACTGGAGACTCCCATGGTGGCTGATGCCGCCGATGTCcctcacggcggcggcggcgtcggagaGCCCCGGCGATGCTGCTCGTACGAGTATGATGGCCATATATTTGCTATCTTATCTTGAAGACGATGATGGGATGAGACTAGACCAATCAGCAGAACAGCGAGGAGCAACTCCGGCCTCTCCTGCAAGTTGAAGGTATGTCATGTGTGAGGAACTAACAAGTCATCACTCTAGGATGACTGGACTGCAAAGGGGAGGGGGGAAAAAAGGGGTTCTTGCAGACGCACGCTTTGGTGCTGGCCGCACTATCGGCCAGTGGTTCGCGTCGCCGTGTCCGTGTGCGTCTGTCTGCTGcacacacacacagcactctctCTCTCCGGCTACAGCCTGCTAGCGTACATGTATGCTATGAGTCACGCTCAAGCACAGACGGAGGAGCAAAACAGAAAGGTTCCACTGCAACGTCGAATGTACTGGCCACTCACCTCTTATCAACACCACTCGCTTTGCTTAGTTCCTGCTCTTGCTGCTCCAATGGGGATCTGGGATTTCGCATATGCTAAGTGTGCGGCTGGATCGTCGACAAGCATGCATTTCTTGGCATAGGATCGGACTAGGACTATTACACTACACTAGGCACTTGGGCTGCATGCATAGGACGCCAATACAATACTTGTGTGTCTTGTTCATGTGATGGAAGTAGGACTGTTTGTTGCTGTTGTGTGCAGCTAGTGCGCTGTGGAAAAGGAGAGGGAAGAAAAGAGGAAGGGAGAGACGTGGAGAGAAGAAGGGCCAGCCAAGCCAAACCAAGCCAGCGCCCAGCCGCCCAGCCAAGAGGAAGGGAAGGGACGGGAGAGAAGGTCGGAAGGTGTGGTGAGGATAGATAAGCTTATCGCCAAGCTCACATGCCTCTGCTGTGTGTGCGTACATCGGAGGCCGCTGAGTGGTGACACCTGGAAAAGGCCCGGATTCACCCTGGCTGCACCTGTCCGACGTGGCTGCGCGCCCCACCCGGTGACATGCATGGCAGCCAACTCCTGGCTACCATTGCCTCTCACTTTCAGGTAACTAATCATCTGACCAGGCTCAGTTGCTGTTTACTTATATCTATTATTTACCGGTTACGCCTCTGCCTTTTTTTTAACGTTTTTGTCATCTGATGATGCTGATGGATCAGCACAGTCGTTGTTTGTCTGAGTCCGTAGAGAGTTGCCTTTGCTTTACATGTTTTTGTGTATGTGTGTTATACTGCTGCATGCTTGCCTGCTTCCTTTTGGTAATTTTTCCTTTTGTACACTCGCACGTGTTTTTCCCATAACTGTATGTGCAAAGCAGGTTAGGTTACGTATTACTGGACGCAAGTGGACGTAGTAAGCTCAACTTCTTCAGTCTCGTCCCGTACCTAACATTCAACAAGCATTATTTCATATgcataatacatgatgcatgGCACCTTTTTATTTCCAATTTTGATCCGGTGGCTTATATATATTGTGGTTGCAAATTTGGTGAGAGCACGGCAATAGAAAGTGCGTGTGTGTCTCCCTCTCTCGTCGTCACTTGCTGTTTGGGCGTGAGTGAGAGTGAGGCGCACAATTGCGAGCCAGAGATTATTCCATCAATTTGAGTAGCGGAGCCAGAAAAGCACCAGGCCGTCAAATCAAATCAAAACAAACAAAAACATATGGGTCCGAGTAACATAAAACGTGTAAGATTTGGGTTTTGGTTTGCCATTGACTTGGGGTGGACGGACTCCGAGTACCGCTGCTACTAGTAAAATGCATGCATGTGTCATGTGTGTTGTGTGATGACAAGTAAACAGTCCTAGCTACCTCTTCTGACTTTTCAAATATGCTTTGTCATGTAGTATGTATTgactgattttttttctttttaggaaAAACACCGGTTCAGTCGCTTGCTCAGATTAACTAGGCCTACTAGAGAAAAGTTTGCAATAAAGATGTCAACTATCTAGACACTCACATGCATTGACACTATTTTGCTAGACAAGACAAGATTCCCAGCGGTGTTACTTCAGAAACCTTGCTGCTTACATCTAGTTCGATATATAACTTGCTCTTACACATATTCCTATCCATTGACCTATAGTCTTGTATAACTATTTATTGGCTAACTTCTGTGTCGTACAATCTGATCAGTACATCACGTAGGGGGAAAAATCTATATTTCATTGATTTGGATGTGAGTCAAATCAGTTTATTTTGGCTGTTCATGTGTTTGTGTTGCACCCCCACAAATTGGGAGCTGTGTTGCTCATGTGCCGGGGTCATGCTGTCATGCAAGGTGCGGTGGATGCTATATTGCTGTGGGAGAGACGCAAGGACCGGTGGATGCTATATTGCTGTGGGAGAGACGCCAAGGACACAGCAAAACTCAATGCCTATCCGCCACATATGTTTGGGTCAAAAAAGAAACATGGCAGGTGTGAAAGATTGTCCTTCCGACTAGCCATGGTAAgccgctctctctctctgtctctctgctCGACCCTACCTCTGTATCCCATCACATCACACACTGGAAAAAAATGAGGGACATAGTCTTCTTAAACTGCAAGCAACAACTTTCTAAAGAATCTGAAAGAGCAAAATTGAGGCCCTCCTTATATAGTCAAAGGAAGAGAGGAAGATTATACTCcattctttcttttctatttagAATAGCCATCTGAACAAAAGGGCCAAATGTTTTTGATTGGGCAAGGAAGTGCAGCCCACGTAGGCCCATGACCGTAGCTATCACGTATGTTTATTAAAGCCATATTACAATGTCAAAATCTTATTCTTTCTACAAATCAATTCATATATATGAACATACCGCATTTGCACACGTTAGAGGAGGCTTTTTTTCTCGGAGGAATGAGTGAGCAGCAGTATTTACTTGCAGAACATTTTGCAAACAAAAAAAGCCCGCGCAAAGCATATACATAGTCTAATGATCGCCGAATGTTGTGCAACGTAACAATCAAATGTTAACCATCTATAGAATTATAGCTAGTAGGCAGAACACCACTGTCCATGCTAGGTTCTTGTTGTGAGCTTGTGCCTCAGCCCTCAGGTCTCGTgagttgagcgttagaataaagaaatgaattcgcgtacccatctaGCCGCGTCTTttgagaggttgaggttgcctttgatggtgtggtgcacccggcatcagcaaacgccgctcccgACAAGCGTTGTGATTCTTCTCCCACGCGGGgtcgcaccacctgtccaccatccggGCCTAGCACTGCAGATCGTAGGCgcaccaccacggaggcacctacgtcatcaagtatatgacatataagaagatgaaattaagcgtaattgtcggggaccaatattagggtacccgaagaggaggagctaatgaccgtcGACATTGATTCACCCGCGCGATCgagagcgcgactacaccgcttgccggatcaagctgactcccgagggctggctctgcctcgcccgacgtctgagggcatactccgtctcgcccgaccctcgagggctggctccgcctcgcccgacgtccgggaactggctccgcctcgcccgacatctgagggcagactctgcctcgcccgacgtccgggggctagctccgcctcgcccgacatctgagggcagactctgcctcgcccaacgtccgggggctagctccgcctcgcccgacgtctgagggcagactctgcctcgcccgacgtttgagGGCAGACTCCTCCTTGctcgaccctcgagggctagcttcacctcgcccgacgtccgggggctggctccgcctcgcccgacgtctgcgcgctgctccttcataactacgcgcgcAGATAAGACAGggtactcaagtcaaccgtaataccgaggaccatatccTGCACATCTgcaggaaagtaccgtcaggatatgacaagacggacgctttaagcccttccaggcatgtcagagcccaaacagtgttgtaggcgccaacatttgtcttacagtgttgtgggcgccgccatttgccctcaggcgcggatcctgacggaagcatacgacagccactatggtctaggaggaaactcacatcatctacagtagcGGACGATAGCCACTACTgtctaggaggaaactcacatcatctgagggcagactctgcctcgcccgatgtttgggggctggctccgcctcgcccgacgtctgagggcagactccgcctcgcctgacgtctgaggatagactccgcctcgctcgacccccgagggctggcttcgcctcgcccgacgtccgggtgctggcttcgcctcgcccgacgtctgcgcgctgctccttcataactacgcgcgcagataagatagggcactcaagtcaaccgcaataccgaggaccatatccTGCACACCTACagaaaagtaccatcaggatatgacaagacgggcgctttaagcccttccaggcatgtcagagctcaaacagtgttgtaggcgccgacatttgtcttacagtgttgtgggcgccgccatttgccctcaGGCGTGGATCCTAACGGAAGCATACGACAGCCACTAcggtctaggaggaaactcacatcatctatagtagtGGGCGTGCGGTCACTG includes these proteins:
- the LOC136528006 gene encoding phytoene synthase 1, chloroplastic isoform X1, which translates into the protein MAIILVRAASPGLSDAAAAVRDIGGISHHGSLQCSSLLKKKPARRWMLCSLRYGCLGLDPWEVGRASSPAVYSSLAVNPAGEAVVSSEQKVYDVVLKQSALLKRQLRKPVLDVRPQDLEMPRNGLKEAYDRCGEICEEYAKTFYLGTMLMTEERRSAIWAIYGICLNNNNHHVSLLFHCLYLVALWCRRTDELVDGPNANYITPTALDRWEKRLEDLFAGRPYDMLDAALSDTISKFPIDIQPFRDMIEGMRSDLRKTRYNNFDELYMYCYYVAGTVGLMSVPVMGIAPESKATTESVYSAALALGIANQLTNILRDVGEDATRGRIYLPQDELAQAGLSDEDIFKGVVTNRWRNFMKRQIKRARMFFEEAERGVTELSQASRWPVWASLLLYRQILDDIEANDYNNFTKRAYVGKGKKLLALPVAYGKSLLLPCSLRNSQT
- the LOC136528006 gene encoding phytoene synthase 1, chloroplastic isoform X2; this encodes MAIILVRAASPGLSDAAAAVRDIGGISHHGSLQCSSLLKKKPARRWMLCSLRYGCLGLDPWEVGRASSPAVYSSLAVNPAGEAVVSSEQKVYDVVLKQSALLKRQLRKPVLDVRPQDLEMPRNGLKEAYDRCGEICEEYAKTFYLGTMLMTEERRSAIWAIYVWCRRTDELVDGPNANYITPTALDRWEKRLEDLFAGRPYDMLDAALSDTISKFPIDIQPFRDMIEGMRSDLRKTRYNNFDELYMYCYYVAGTVGLMSVPVMGIAPESKATTESVYSAALALGIANQLTNILRDVGEDATRGRIYLPQDELAQAGLSDEDIFKGVVTNRWRNFMKRQIKRARMFFEEAERGVTELSQASRWPVWASLLLYRQILDDIEANDYNNFTKRAYVGKGKKLLALPVAYGKSLLLPCSLRNSQT